A window from Citrus sinensis cultivar Valencia sweet orange chromosome 3, DVS_A1.0, whole genome shotgun sequence encodes these proteins:
- the LOC102629076 gene encoding probable LRR receptor-like serine/threonine-protein kinase At3g47570 — protein sequence MRLSFFFVPMSVLVLQYLIASLAVTTLNDLTTDQSALLAFKAHVFDYRSALANNWSISYPICSWVGVSCGSRHQRVTALNLSDMGLGGTIPLHLGNLSFLVSLDISENSFHGHLPKELGQLRRLRVVSLAYNKFSGSFPSWIGVLSKLRILSLDNNSFTGPIPNSLFNLSRLEELRAPFNIIGGNIPSRIGNLSKLANLDLGFSNLQGQIPTEIGNLQNLEYLVLGENNLSGLIPPTIFNISTIRVLNLLNNQLSGRLPSTIGHSLWNIEYLTLSGNNLMGTIPNSITNATKLIGLDLGLNSFSGHIPNTFGNLRHLSVLSLMMNNLTTESSSADQWSFLSSLTNCRNLANLALASNPLGGILPPLIGNFSASLQNIYAFECKLGGSIPKEIGNLRGLIVLSLGFNDLNGTIPTSIGTLQQLQGFYVPENNLQGYVPHDLCHLERLNILNLSGNKLSGAIPQCLASLTSLRSLYLQSNKLSSSLPSSLWSLEYILRINLSSNSLKGTLPSNIQKLNVLIDLDLSRNQLSSDIPSTIGTLKNLETLSLAGNQFQGPIPESVGNLISLESLDFSNNNLSGKIPKSLEALSHLKQFNVSHNRLEGEIPVKGSFKDFSAQSYFGNYALCGPPRLQVPPCKQDNRKRTNKVAPIVLQYILPSILSTVLLVIIIIMYVRCRNRSTKHLDHEDFLPPATRRRTSYLDIRRATDEFNECNLLGTGGFGSVYKGTLSDGTNVAIKIFNLQLERAFRSFDSECEILRNVRHRNLLKILGSCSNLDFKALVLEFMPNGSLEKWLYSHNYFLDILQRLNIMIDVGSALEYLHHCHSSAPIIHCDLKPTNILLDENMVAHVSDFGISKLLGEGEDSVIQTMTMATIGYMAPEYGSEGIVSTKCDVYSYGVLLMETFTEKKPTDEMFTGEMSLRRWVKESLPHRLTEVVDANLVREEQAFSDKMDCLFSIMDLALDCCMDTPHKRIHMTDAAAKLRKIKAKFLDDVAASS from the exons ATGCGCTTATCATTCTTCTTTGTTCCTATGTCGGTGTTAGTGTTACAGTATCTCATTGCTAGCTTAGCTGTGACGACTTTAAACGATTTAACAACAGATCAATCAGCTCTTCTAGCATTCAAAGCCCATGTTTTTGATTATCGGAGTGCCCTGGCAAATAATTGGTCTATATCTTATCCAATATGTAGCTGGGTTGGTGTCTCTTGTGGTTCACGCCATCAAAGAGTCACTGCCTTGAATCTTTCAGATATGGGTCTCGGAGGCACCATTCCACTACACTTGGGAAATCTCTCATTTCTAGTGTCTCTTGACATTAGTGAGAACAGTTTTCATGGCCATCTGCCGAAAGAATTGGGGCAATTACGTCGACTCAGAGTCGTGAGTTTGGCTTACAATAAATTCAGCGGAAGCTTTCCATCATGGATTGGCGTCTTATCTAAACTCCGAATATTGAGCCTTGATAATAACAGTTTCACAGGCCCCATCCCTAATTCTCTCTTCAACTTATCAAGGCTAGAGGAGCTGCGTGCACCGTTCAATATTATTGGTGGAAATATTCCTTCAAGGATTGGAAATTTGAGTAAACTCGCGAATCTGGATCTTGGTTTCAGCAATCTTCAAG GTCAAATTCCAACCGAGATTGGCAATCTACAAAATTTGGAGTATCTTGTTCTTGGTGAGAATAATTTAAGTGGCCTCATTCCACCCACGATCTTCAATATTTCAACCATAAGAGTCCTTAATCTACTTAACAATCAACTCTCAGGCCGCTTACCGTCAACGATTGGCCACTCGCTTTGGAACATAGAGTATTTAACCTTGTCGGGCAATAATCTTATGGGGACAATTCCCAACTCTATTACCAATGCTACTAAACTCATTGGCCTAGACTTGGGCTTAAACTCATTCTCGGGCCATATTCCAAATACATTTGGCAACTTGAGACACCTCAGCGTGCTCAGCCTTATGATGAATAACTTGACGACAGAATCATCTTCAGCAGATCAATGgagttttctttcttctttgactAATTGCAGAAATCTAGCCAATCTAGCCTTAGCTTCCAATCCATTAGGTGGCATCCTTCCCCCATTAATTGGAAATTTCTCTGCTTCTCTTCAGAATATTTATGCATTCGAGTGCAAGCTCGGGGGCAGCATTCCAAAAGAAATTGGTAATTTACGTGGCTTGATCGTCTTAAGTCTCGGCTTCAATGACTTGAATGGAACTATTCCAACATCCATAGGCACACTACAGCAGCTACAAGGTTTTTATGTCCCTGAGAATAATTTGCAAGGTTACGTTCCTCATGATCTTTGCCATTTGGAgaggttaaatatattaaacttaAGTGGAAATAAGCTCTCCGGAGCTATACCACAATGCTTGGCGAGTTTGACTTCTCTAAGAAGCCTCTACTTACAGTCCAATAAGCTCAGTTCTAGTTTACCATCATCTTTGTGGAGTCTTGAATACATCTTGCGTATAAACTTGTCGTCAAATTCATTAAAGGGTACTCTCCCTTCGAATATACAAAAGTTAAATGTCTTGATAGATTTAGATTTATCAAGAAATCAATTATCAAGTGATATTCCATCAACCATTGGTACCCTCAAAAACCTAGAAACTCTATCCTTGGCTGGTAATCAATTTCAGGGTCCTATTCCTGAATCAGTTGGCAATTTGATAAGCTTAGAATCCTTGGATTTCTCTAACAACAATCTCTCTGGAAAAATTCCTAAGTCATTGGAGGCACTTTCACATCTCAAACAGTTTAATGTATCTCACAATAGGCTAGAAGGGGAAATTCCTGTCAAGGGGTCTTTTAAAGACTTCTCAGCTCAATCATATTTTGGGAATTATGCACTCTGTGGTCCACCTAGACTCCAAGTCCCACCTTGCAAGCAAGATAACAGAAAAAGAACCAATAAAGTTGCTCCAATTGTCCTTCAATATATTTTGCCTTCGATACTATCCACTGTACTTTTAgtgatcatcatcattatgTACGTAAGATGTCGAAATAGGAGTACAAAGCATTTGGATCATGAAGATTTTTTGCCTCCCGCAACACGGAGAAGAACATCGTACTTAGACATTCGACGAGCAACTGATGAATTTAATGAATGCAACTTACTTGGTACAGGCGGTTTTGGATCAGTTTATAAAGGAACCCTTTCTGATGGGACTAATGTTGCAATAAAGATTTTCAATCTGCAATTAGAGAGAGCATTTAGGAGTTTTGATTCTGAATGTGAAATTCTACGGAATGTTCGTCATCGAAATCTCCTAAAGATCCTTGGCAGCTGTTCTAATCTAGATTTCAAAGCATTGGTACTTGAGTTCATGCCAAATGGTAGTCTCGAGAAGTGGTTGTATTCTCACAACTATTTCTTAGACATTCTACAGAGGTTGAATATAATGATAGATGTGGGGTCGGCTCTTGAATATCTCCATCATTGTCATTCGTCGGCACCTATAATTCATTGTGATTTGAAGCCTACCAACATTCTCTTGGATGAAAATATGGTGGCACATGTGAGCGACTTCGGCATTTCCAAACTCTTAGGTGAAGGAGAAGATTCTGTGATACAAACTATGACAATGGCTACAATTGGTTATATGGCACCAG aATATGGCTCAGAAGGAATTGTTTCAACCAAATGTGATGTCTACAGTTATGGTGTTTTATTGATGGAAACTTTCACGGAAAAGAAACCCACCGATGAAATGTTTACAGGAGAAATGAGTTTACGGAGATGGGTAAAGGAGTCACTACCTCACCGATTGACCGAAGTTGTTGATGCAAATTTGGTGCGAGAAGAGCAAGCTTTTTCTGACAAAATGGATTGTTTATTTAGCATCATGGATTTGGCATTGGATTGTTGTATGGACACACCCCACAAGAGGATACATATGACAGACGCTGCAGCAAAGCTCAGGAAGATCAAAGCGAAGTTCCTGGATGATGTTGCTGCAAGTAGTTAA
- the LOC102629649 gene encoding protein DJ-1 homolog B-like, whose amino-acid sequence MVLISVRHVTPHSLLRHFPLTQHFLPKQIPSLKNRIFSFTATATMSSTSEKVLVPVANGSEPIEAVITIDVLRRSGADVTVASVEKQLRVDACHGVKIVADALVSDCRDAVFDLIALPGGMPGATNLKESEVLESIVKKQASAGRLYAAVCASPAVALGSWGLLKGLKATCYPSFMEQLAPACAATVESRVQQDGKVVTSRGPGTTMEFAVALVEQLYGKEKADEVSGPLVMRANHGDEYTIAEFNPIQWTFDNSPQILVPIANGSEEMEAVMIIDILRRAKANVVVASVEDKLEILAFRQVKLVADVLIDEAAKLSYDLIVLPGGLGGAQAFAKSEKLVNMLEKQKESNRPYGAICASPALVLEPHGLLKGKKATAFPVMCNKLSDQSEIENRVVVDGNLITSRGPGTSMEFALAIVEKFFGRNKALELAKIMLFTRT is encoded by the exons atggtatTAATAAGCGTACGCCACGTCACTCCTCACTCTCTTCTTCGTCACTTTCCTCTCACTCAACACTTTCTCCCCAAACAAATTCCTTCTTTGAAAAATCGCATTTTCTCCTTCACAGCAACAGCTACAATGTCTTCAACTTCCGAAaag gTTTTGGTGCCTGTTGCGAACGGGAGTGAGCCGATTGAGGCCGTGATAACGATTGATGTTTTGAGAAGGTCTGGAGCTGACGTCACGGTTGCGTCTGTGGAGAAACAGCTTCGTGTCGACGCGTGTCATGGTGTCAAGATTGTCGCTGATGCTCTCGTGTCTGACTGCCGCGACGCCGTTTTTGATCTTATAGCTCTTCCC GGTGGCATGCCCGGTGCTACCAATCTGAAGGAATCTGAAGTATTAGAAAGCATTGTGAAGAAGCAGGCCTCAGCTGGGCGTCTTTATGCTGCTGTCTGTGCTTCACCTGCTGTGGCATTAGGGTCTTGGGGTCTGTTGAAGGGATTGAAG GCTACTTGTTATCCGTCATTTATGGAGCAATTAGCTCCTGCTTGTGCAGCAACTGTTGAATCAAGAGTACAGCAGGATGGTAAAGTTGTTACGAGTCGTGGACCGGGCACTACCATGGAGTTTGCCGTTGCACTTGTTGAGCAGTTGTATGGGAAAGAGAAAGCTGATGAAGTTTCTGGGCCACTG GTAATGCGTGCAAATCATGGAGATGAATACACTATTGCTGAGTTCAATCCAATTCAGTGGACATTTGACAATTCTCCCCAG aTTCTTGTGCCTATTGCGAATGGTTCAGAGGAGATGGAAGCTGTTATGATAATTGATATTCTGCGACGAGCTAAAGCAAACGTTGTGGTTGCATCGGTTGAGGATAAACTAGAAATTCTGGCTTTTCGTCAAGTTAAATTAGTGGCAGATGTGCTCATTGATGAGGCAGCTAAACTTtcgtatgatttaattgtctTGCCA GGTGGACTTGGTGGCGCTCAAGCATTTGCGAAGTCAGAGAAATTGGTGAATATGCTAGAGAAGCAAAAGGAATCAAATAGACCTTACGGTGCTATATGTGCATCCCCAGCTTTAGTGTTGGAGCCCCATGGCTTACTCAAG GGTAAAAAAGCTACAGCTTTTCCTGTCATGTGCAACAAGCTGTCAGATCAGAGTGAAATCGAAAACAGGGTTGTGGTTGATGGCAACCTTATCACCAGCAGAGGGCCAGGAACTTCTATGGAGTTTGCACTGGCAATTGTGGAGAAGTTTTTTGGCCGCAACAAAGCGCTTGAGCTTGCAAAGATAATGCTTTTCACTCGCACCTAA
- the LOC102627340 gene encoding uncharacterized protein LOC102627340 yields the protein MHRMAFTQHGRNALRQITKESSDRVLHHPLLFSCQGVRYRRLEVILTTKVDKLGKAGETVKVAPGYFRNHLMPKLLAVPNIEKFAHLIREQRRICQPVEEEEVKVIRKSEDNMSREFEKAARRLENARLVLRRFPNIEKLRSRASKDDPIELRSPVTKEELVAEVARQLSISIEPENLHLPSPLSAFGEYEVPMRLPKAIPLPEGKVQWTLNVKVRGK from the exons ATGCATCGGATGGCTTTTACTCAGCATGGAAGAAATGCTCTCCGGCAGATTACTAAAGAGAGCTCTGATCGCGTCTTGCATCACCCATTGCTATTTTCTTGTCAAGGAGTCAGATACAGACGATTGGAAGTGATTCTAACAACA AAAGTTGATAAGCTTGGTAAAGCTGGTGAAACTGTGAAGGTCGCTCCAGGGTATTTCCGCAACCACTTGATGCCCAAATTGCTTGCTGTTCCAAATATCGAGAAGTTTGCTCATCTCATTAGAGAGCAGCGCagg ATTTGCCAGCCTGTGGAAGAGGAAGAGGTTAAAGTTATCCGGAAGTCTGAGGACAATATGAgtagagaatttgagaaggcAGCTAGGCGCCTAGAGAATGCTCGACTG GTATTGAGGAGATTCCCCAATATAGAAAAATTACGTTCCCGAGCATCAAAAGATGATCCCATAGAATTGCGTTCACCTGTGACAAAAGAGGAGCTTGTAGCTGAG GTGGCAAGACAACTTTCGATTTCTATTGAGCCTGAAAACCTGCATCTACCATCACCACTGTCTGCTTTCGGGGAATACGAGGTTCCTATGCGCTTACCCAAAGCCATTCCCCTACCGGAAGGAAAGGTCCAGTGGACTCTCAATGTTAAAGTCCGCGGCAAATAA